ATCGGTTCGGCGGATGATCCAGACCGGCTTACCGCGCCACTCGACCGTAATCTGCTGACCGGGCTCAATCTTGCTGACATTGACGGTTACCGGTGCACCGGCTGCTTCCGCTTTTGCGCTGGGGTTCCAGGACCCCAGAAACGGAACCGCCGCACCGACGACGCCCGCTCCACCTACCACAGACGTAGCACCGATCAAAAACCGGCGCCGGCCCTGGCTAACGTCGCCATTACTCATTATGGTTTTCTCCCATCAGGCGATGCTACAGCCCGCAGAACCGCCGGCACGTGCATCTTAAAGGACTTCACAACCCAAAAATATAAGCGCCCAAATGGTAATGAAATTACCAGGGGCTTACAAGTCGGAAAGCCCCGGCAAGACGCCCACTCCCTGCGCCATGTCAATTCGGGAACCAACCGGCAAGGCATAAAAAAACCCGACCGGAGGGGTCGGGTTTTTCGGTTCTGCACCAGCGTGATTAACGCTTGGAGTACTGAGGACGCTTACGCGCCTTGCGCAGACCCACTTTCTTACGCTCGACTTCACGGGCGTCACGGGTAACGTAACCCGCTTTGCGCAGAGCCGGACGCAGGGTTTCGTCGTAGTCCATCAGAGCGCGGGTCAGACCGTGGCGAATAGCGCCGGCCTGGCCACTGATACCACCACCCTTCACAGTGATGTTGATATCGAAACGATCGGTGGACTCGGCAACCACGAGCGGTTGACGAACGATCATGCGCAGGGTCTCACGACCGAAAAAGTCTTCGATGGAGCGACCATTGATAGAGATGTTACCGCTTCCCGGCTTGATGAAAACCCGAGCCGTGGATGTCTTGCGGCGACCAGTACCGTAATTTTGTGCTACAGACATATCCGCCTTCCGTTAAATGTCGAGTTCTTTGGGCTGCTGGGCTGCGTGAGGATGCTCAGCGCCGGCATAGATTTTCAGCTTCTTGAACATGGCGCGGCCGAGCGGGCCCTTCGGAAGCATGCCTTTCACAGACTTCTGGATGATTTGCTCGGGTGCCTTGTCGACCAGCTTCTCGAAGTTGATGGATTTGATTCCACCGGGAAAGCCGGTATGGCTGTAATACATCTTGTCAGATGCTTTTTTGCCGGTAACCCGCACCTGGCTCGCATTG
The sequence above is drawn from the Marinobacter gudaonensis genome and encodes:
- the rpsI gene encoding 30S ribosomal protein S9 — translated: MSVAQNYGTGRRKTSTARVFIKPGSGNISINGRSIEDFFGRETLRMIVRQPLVVAESTDRFDINITVKGGGISGQAGAIRHGLTRALMDYDETLRPALRKAGYVTRDAREVERKKVGLRKARKRPQYSKR
- the rplM gene encoding 50S ribosomal protein L13, whose translation is MKTLSAKPETVKRDWYVVDAAGKTLGRLSTEIALRLRGKHKPEYTPHVDTGDYIVVINASQVRVTGKKASDKMYYSHTGFPGGIKSINFEKLVDKAPEQIIQKSVKGMLPKGPLGRAMFKKLKIYAGAEHPHAAQQPKELDI